The genomic window CGACGTCGTGGTACTCGGGAATGTGGTTCACGATGGTCTCGTGGATGATCTTGGGTTCGTACCGCGTCTTGTAGCGCGGGACTTCTTTGTACTGAGGACGATTCAACACAGCACACGCGCACGTCGGGCGGCAATCAAAAGCCACGCGTTTTCGCGCGACTGGCGGTATCCTGCTCACCGTCTGTCAGTAAACCCCACCCTCCCCTTCGGTTTCGTGTATCAAGGTGGCATACAGTCGCCTGGGGTGCCCAGcgctctgtcgcctccgcttACCTGAATGACCGGCACAGGGACCTCCCTTCTCGTCTTGTGAATCAAGTAGTTCGGCACGATGCGGGTGACTTCCCTAGGGACCTAAAAGCAGCCACAAACGCCAGAAACACCTCGCTTCCACGCGCGATATCGCTGTGCCCGCGCGCAGAAGCCAGAGGtaggccgcgcggcgtggagaTGCTTCCCAAGCCTCTGGGAGTTCGCTGTTTCAAAACGGCGAAGGCATATACCGCACGCCGCGTCTTTCCAGCGCGAGTAATTCCCCAAAAAAAACTCTGCCGGCGTTCACCGGAGGGCGTGACGAAGCCCGCTTCAGGCCCCAAGGCACAGAGTCTTCTGTAGACCTCGTGACGAACTTACGTCGACGACCGTCACTTTCGGGACCGGCTTTAGAACTTCTTGGATTTCCTGGACTTCCTCGTAGCGGTCCACGATCTTCACGATAGGGACATCGACGTACTTGGGGATGACTTTCGTCTCGAAGCGAGGGACGTAGGTGATGTTCTCCCGGATCTCCTCTTTGGGCACCCGCTTGATTACCTCAATGACCTCTGGAACCTGAGACACGAAGTCGAGCGCTCACACCGCAAGGTTTCGAATGAAAACCTTGGCGCAGCTCGGTGGCCATCGCGGTCTCTCGCCTTATCCCCAGCCAGTGCGCAGACACGGGTGTGGAGGTTTGTAAATGCACGCCATTCGAGACAGAGGCGGGCAATTATCAATGCCCGCAGGCATAGGCCGTGAAGACTATCCTTCTTCGGCAAGAGATTCCGGCGTCAGTAGGTCACGCAAATGCCAGCTGACGCCTAGCGATAGTTTGTCACTGAAAATCGATACAGTCTTTCGAGGTGTATATTGTCCGGCTTGTGCTGACGCGACGGCTCCGCCCGGCGCCGGCATCGCGCACGTCGCCAAAGAAACTATAGAGTAGCTCTCACCTCGACGATGACGTCGTTGTAGATGATCTGGGGAACCTCAACAAACTTCTCGACTTCTTGAATGACAGGCTTGTCCACGAAGCGAATCCGCTCTTCAATCTGCTGCGTGTGAACGATGGTGTCGACGGTCTTCACTACGGGCACTTCGACACGCTTCTCCACGACACTaaccggccgcagcctcgggaCCATGCACTCATACTGGCCACACACAGTACACGCAGGCACCGCGGTGCCACAGATTGGATCGCCAGCGCCCTGAGGACCTCGTGACTGAGGCTGTAAGTCCCTGGCCCTCTACTCACGAATCAAGATCAGACAGCAGACTCGCATCTAGAGCGgttcctccccctcctcgccctcgaggcCATCCCACAAAGCAAAAGGGCACGAACTTGCGGCAGCCTGACTGCATGACGATTCTCTCAAAGATATACGAGCCCTGCCCTGCGCTTCCACGCGTCCCCACGGATACGCCTTCCGCATATTGCGTTCGGCGTCTGTTGCCTGCAGCTCGCTCGCAAAACTTTCAACGTACCCTGTCGTAGCCCTCGTTCACCATTTTCTGCTCTACAACGGTCTGGCTGCTTTGGGCTCGGGAATAGTCGCGCCAGGGCGTGTcgggcgcggtcggcggcgcctcatccgagcggcctcgcgcgaccgcgggcgAACGGCTACTCGCGGTCGGCGGAGCCGTCGAGTTCCAGGGAAAAGGGCCGCACTCGGCGTGCGAAGTCGAGGCGTGAGATCTCGCGGGAGGGGCCGGGGGCTCCGTGACAGGCGTCAAAGGAGGGGTGGGGTCGTTGGGTCCTGAGAGGCAGCAACATGCGATCCGGCGTGACGGCGTGAGGCAAATCGGCAACAGCGGACGCGAGTGGAATCCACGACGGCGGTCGGGCCGGATGCCATCTACGCGAGGGGTGAGAGACTCGTCCGGGAGGCGAGCTTCTAACTGCCTCTCTATGGTGCTTTACAACTCACCTATGAGatcgcgcacgccgccgtaGATGCGGACCTGCGGGACATGTGTCGGCTGCGATGTCTGGAGTCCAATGCCGCCAGACATTTTCCTCGAGAAGGTCGCTGGAAGCTGCGGGTCTTCCTCGCAGGGGCCAAATTGCTGCTGACTGTATCTGACAGGTCGGACGTAGACCTGCGGCTTGCCCGCGGGAAGCAACCCGCcgggctgcggccgcggagcggcgcaggcaggccgtgagggcgcggcctcgtcagCCGGCGAGCAGGACGCCGCGCATGCTCCGCCGAAGTGCTCAGAGGAAAGAGGCCGCGACCCGTACGAACGGGGCGCCGCTGGCTCGGGGGGCTCCGGCAAAAAGTCGCGCGGGGTTGAatcgcgctgcaggccgcacGAGGGCCAGCACCGGGCTGCTTCTGAGGATTCAGCGACGCCCGAATGACGCCGGAGCGTCTGCGTGTAGCGGACTGGAGGAGCCTGATGACGGCTGGACGGCCCCCTTGTATGCGGCTCAATCAAAATCGTGCCCATGCAGCGCGGGGCCTGCTTCCCCAAAGATGCCCACGGAGGCCGGAGCCCAGGTGCGCCGGCCTGAGAAGAGACGT from Besnoitia besnoiti strain Bb-Ger1 chromosome XIII, whole genome shotgun sequence includes these protein-coding regions:
- a CDS encoding alveolin domain containing intermediate filament IMC15 (encoded by transcript BESB_030150), translated to MGTILIEPHTRGPSSRHQAPPVRYTQTLRRHSGVAESSEAARCWPSCGLQRDSTPRDFLPEPPEPAAPRSYGSRPLSSEHFGGACAASCSPADEAAPSRPACAAPRPQPGGLLPAGKPQVYVRPVRYSQQQFGPCEEDPQLPATFSRKMSGGIGLQTSQPTHVPQVRIYGGVRDLIGPNDPTPPLTPVTEPPAPPARSHASTSHAECGPFPWNSTAPPTASSRSPAVARGRSDEAPPTAPDTPWRDYSRAQSSQTVVEQKMVNEGYDRYECMVPRLRPVSVVEKRVEVPVVKTVDTIVHTQQIEERIRFVDKPVIQEVEKFVEVPQIIYNDVIVEVPEVIEVIKRVPKEEIRENITYVPRFETKVIPKYVDVPIVKIVDRYEEVQEIQEVLKPVPKVTVVDVPREVTRIVPNYLIHKTRREVPVPVIQYKEVPRYKTRYEPKIIHETIVNHIPEYHDVEVPYEVPKVEVVDQPYFVTKYCDHRYPVPVSQSVKPVMVPGAHTQVVDVPVQKPYIVTHDKFELRPPIPELLPGAAALHGVQKLDRGRLTAEQKANLARSTSPYPPPEADSYAWTEEDPSPPAPHARVPARPRRPRKFFAGMHRPSSCHEARWCDGPDGPPYAGGGYDRAGGDYAAYGESNWIPYPN